A stretch of the Vigna radiata var. radiata cultivar VC1973A unplaced genomic scaffold, Vradiata_ver6 scaffold_43, whole genome shotgun sequence genome encodes the following:
- the LOC106752705 gene encoding uncharacterized protein LOC106752705 has protein sequence MLDAKLIATPLQPHIQLTTTGDPFSDLTQLRSLIGALQYLIITRPELSYAVNLVSQFLQAPTTDHFQAVKRILRYVKGTMSYGLSFTRGASPNVLGYSDADWARCIETRRSTYGYSIFLGDNLVSWSAKKQPTVARSSCESEYRAMANAAAELIWLTHLLHDLHISHQAPTLLCDNKSAIFLSQNPVAHKHAKHIDIDYHFIQELVLSHKLITQFIPSDLQLADIFIKSLPRPLFQFFRAKLHVGPNLTLCLRGDDRK, from the coding sequence ATGTTGGATGCAAAACTGATAGCCACACCTCTTCAACCTCATATTCAACTGACAACCACAGGAGATCCATTCTCTGATCTCACTCAATTACGCTCTCTCATTGGTGCACTCCAGTATCTCATTATAACTCGTCCTGAATTGTCCTACGCGGTAAATTTGGTTAGTCAATTTCTTCAAGCTCCAACAACTGATCACTTTCAAGCAGTTAAACGCATCCTTCGATATGTCAAGGGCACCATGTCCTATGGCCTATCCTTCACCCGTGGAGCTTCCCCTAATGTTCTTGGATACTCGGATGCTGATTGGGCTCGATGTATTGAGACTAGGCGATCTACCTATGGTTATTCCATCTTCTTAGGCGATAATCTCGTCTCATGGAGTGCTAAGAAACAACCAACTGTAGCTCGATCAAGTTGTGAATCAGAATATAGAGCCATGGCTAATGCAGCAGCTGAACTAATATGGCTTACTCATCTTCTACATGATCTGCATATTTCCCATCAAGCGCCAACTCTTCTTTGTGACAACAAGAGTGCTATATTCCTCTCCCAAAATCCGGTGGCTCACAAACACGCTAAAcatattgatattgattatcACTTTATTCAAGAGCTTGTTCTATCTCACAAACTCATCACTCAATTCATTCCTTCTGATCTCCAACTAGCAGACATATTCATTAAAAGTCTGCCTCGACCATTGTTCCAATTCTTCAGAGCCAAGCTTCATGTTGGACCAAATCTCACGCTTTGCTTGAGGGGGgatgataggaaataa